CGCGGCGCTGGAACCTAAATCCAGTGTGTCTACCAATTCCACCACATCCGCGCTTGAAGCTCTTAAAGCAAAGGCGCCAGACGATTAATCTGGCGCCTTTTTCAAAATATGGGGTGGACGAAGGGGATCGAACCCTCGACAACGGGAGTCACAATCCCGTGCTCTACCAACTGAGCTACGCCCACCATATAACGCTACTTGTGCCAAAGCTGCCTAATGGCGCACCCGGCAGGACTCGAACCTGCGACCATCCGCTTAGAAGGCGGATGCTCTATCCAGCTGAGCTACGGGCGCCTTATTAATCTGTACTCTTGGAGGATTACAAACTAAGTGCTTCCAGCCTCGCAGTACAACAATTCTGCTCGACCTTCTTAACCAGTGCTAGGCTGTGCCCGACAAGTGCGACGAATAGTATAGAGCGCCTTGAAACCCGTCAAATCTTTTTTGAAAAAAATTCATTTTATTTAAGGGGTTAGGCCAATTTGCAGACCAAGCGCCTTTGCCCTCACGTCTTGGCGTGCGAGAATGCGCGCACTTTTCTTCCCCCTCTCGATGGTTAATCACGCGTAATGACTGCACAACTTATCGACGGCAAATCAATCGCCGCCAGCCTGCGCCAGCAGATCGCCAAACGAGTCACCGAGCGCAGCCAGCAAGGCCTGCGCACGCCGGGCCTCGCGGTGATCCTGGTCGGCAGCGATCCTGCCTCTCAGGTTTATGTCTCGCACAAGCGTAAAGACTGTGAAGAGGTCGGCTTTATTTCCAAGGCCTACGACCTGCCTGCCGCCACCACCCAAGAGGCGCTCACCGACCTGATCGACGGCCTCAACAATGACCCGGCGATCGACGGCATCCTTCTGCAACTGCCATTGCCTGAGCACCTGGATGCATCCAAGTTGCTCGAGCGTATCCGCCCGGACAAAGACGTCGACGGTTTCCACCCTTATAACGTCGGCCGCCTCGCCCAGCGTATCCCGCTGCTGCGCCCGTGCACGCCGAAGGGCATCATGACCCTGCTGGAGAGCACCGGTGTCGACCTGTACGGCCTCGATGCCGTGGTCGTCGGAGCGTCCAATATCGTCGGTCGTCCAATGGCCATGGAGTTGCTGCTGGCCGGCTGCACCGTGACCGTGACCCACCGTTTTACCAAAGACCTGGCCGGCCACGTCGGTCGCGCCGACCTGGTTGTGGTTGCCGCTGGCAAGCCGGGCCTTGTCAAAGGGGAATGGATCAAGGAAGGCGCCATCGTTATCGACGTGGGCATCAACCGTCAGGACGACGGTAAGCTGGTAGGCGACGTGGTGTACGACACTGCCCTGCCCCGCGCCGGCTGGATTACCCCGGTACCCGGCGGCGTTGGCCCGATGACCCGTGCCTGCCTGCTGGAAAACACCCTGTACGCCGCAGAAACCCTGCACGGTTAATAACCAGCCGTACTGAAAAAGCCCTGCCTTATCGCAGGGCTTTTTATTACCGGAAAAAAACCTGTTTTTTCTTAGTTTTTAAGCACTTTCGTCTGGTTTTAGAAGAACATTCGACAGTCCATCGTCCATACTCCTAAAATGTAACGGCATTTATCAAAAAACCGTTACCCAACGGTATTTCCTACTTTTTAGCGAGTTCATCCGCGTGAAAATTCGTCTTTCTATTGCCAGCCTATTTTTTGCTTTCACAGGCACCTTTGCGCACGCCGCCGAATCCACCCAGGCGCCGCGTGACCCGTCCAAACTGCAGATCGCTTCAGGTAGCGCCATGCTGGTTGACCTGCAGACCAACAAGGTCATCTACGCCAGCAATCCCGACGTGGTGGTGCCGATTGCGTCGGTGAGCAAGTTGATGACCGGCCTGATCGTGCTGGAGGCCAAGCAGAACATGGACGAGTACATCGACATCAACATCAAGGACACGCCAGAAATGAAAGGCGTGTTCTCCCGCGTGAAGATCGGCAGCGAAATGCCGCGCAAGGAAATGTTGCTGATCGCCCTGATGTCATCGGAGAACCGCGCCGCCGCCAGCCTGGCCCATCACTACCCAGGCGGCTACCCGGCGTTTATCGCAGCAATGAATGCCAAGGCCAAGGCGCTGGGCATGACCAGCACCCATTATGTGGAGCCCACCGGGCTGTCGATCCACAACGTGTCCACCGCACGCGACCTGAGCAAGTTGCTGGCCGCTGCACGCCATTACCCGCTGCTCAGCCAGCTCAGCACCACCAAGGAAAAGACCGTCTCGTTCCGCAAGCCCAACTACACCTTGGGTTTCTCCAACACTGACCACCTGATCAATCGCGCCAATTGGGATATCAAGCTGACCAAGACCGGTTTCACCAACCAGGCCGGCCATTGCCTGGTACTGGTGACCAGCATGGGCAATCGCCCGGTGTCGCTGGTGATCCTGGATGCGTTCGGCAAGTTCACACACTTTGCCGATGCCAGCCGTATTCGTAGCTGGGTCGAGACCGGCAAGGGCGGCTCGGTGCCGGACGTGGCATTGCGCTACAAGGCCGACAAGAACCTGAAGAACCGCCCGAATGCCGCAGAGGTGCGTCGATAACCCACCTATAAAAACGGCGCATCGAGCGCCGTTTTTTTTACTTTCTTTCTGACAACACTTTAAGCGCCTGCGCCGCCGCCCGCTCCTGCCCGGCCTGGGCCGTCGCATTCGCCGCCTCGCGCCAGCGCTGCGCATCGACATTCGCCGGCAACTGGCTCGGACGCTGGGTGAGGATCGCCCAGTGCCCGGCACTTGCCCACTTCGATTCAAAGTCACTGAAGCTCATCAACAAGCGCCGGTCCATGCCCGAACGCAGCAGCACCGTGCTTTTCTGCTGATTGAAGCCCACCACGACCACATAGTGCGCATCCGACCACAGCCCGCCGCCCACCCGCGCCATCACTGGGTACCCCGCCGCTACCTGCGCCAGCACAGCCGTCAACTTGGCATCCAATGGGTACACCATCAGCCCGTACTCACGGGCCAGCACCTGCATGTTGCGCTCCAGGTCCGGTTCGCCGCCTGGTAAACG
The genomic region above belongs to Pseudomonas sp. S35 and contains:
- the folD gene encoding bifunctional methylenetetrahydrofolate dehydrogenase/methenyltetrahydrofolate cyclohydrolase FolD — translated: MTAQLIDGKSIAASLRQQIAKRVTERSQQGLRTPGLAVILVGSDPASQVYVSHKRKDCEEVGFISKAYDLPAATTQEALTDLIDGLNNDPAIDGILLQLPLPEHLDASKLLERIRPDKDVDGFHPYNVGRLAQRIPLLRPCTPKGIMTLLESTGVDLYGLDAVVVGASNIVGRPMAMELLLAGCTVTVTHRFTKDLAGHVGRADLVVVAAGKPGLVKGEWIKEGAIVIDVGINRQDDGKLVGDVVYDTALPRAGWITPVPGGVGPMTRACLLENTLYAAETLHG
- the pbpG gene encoding D-alanyl-D-alanine endopeptidase, giving the protein MKIRLSIASLFFAFTGTFAHAAESTQAPRDPSKLQIASGSAMLVDLQTNKVIYASNPDVVVPIASVSKLMTGLIVLEAKQNMDEYIDINIKDTPEMKGVFSRVKIGSEMPRKEMLLIALMSSENRAAASLAHHYPGGYPAFIAAMNAKAKALGMTSTHYVEPTGLSIHNVSTARDLSKLLAAARHYPLLSQLSTTKEKTVSFRKPNYTLGFSNTDHLINRANWDIKLTKTGFTNQAGHCLVLVTSMGNRPVSLVILDAFGKFTHFADASRIRSWVETGKGGSVPDVALRYKADKNLKNRPNAAEVRR
- a CDS encoding C39 family peptidase, whose product is MRLRSNVKSSLLLACAIGLAACSGHPSKLPGLPERVELNGVPTFRSEAYQSGPTALASMLSQQGIVMTPGLLDKPLRLPGGEPDLERNMQVLAREYGLMVYPLDAKLTAVLAQVAAGYPVMARVGGGLWSDAHYVVVVGFNQQKSTVLLRSGMDRRLLMSFSDFESKWASAGHWAILTQRPSQLPANVDAQRWREAANATAQAGQERAAAQALKVLSERK